From the Callospermophilus lateralis isolate mCalLat2 chromosome 10, mCalLat2.hap1, whole genome shotgun sequence genome, the window aacaaatatatgaaaaaatgttcaacgatatctaaggaaaacacaaatcaaaactacactaagttgCCATCTTGCTCCAGTTTGAATCgcgattatcaagaatacaagtaataaataaatgtggggaaaaaaatgacACCTAAACATTGTTGATGGGATTGCATTTTAGTATAACCACTCTTGGAAGCAGAACAAagatttctcaaaagactaggaatggaaccaccatttggctcCACTATCCCActacttggtatttatccaaaataactaaaatcagcatactacagtgatacagtcacatcaatgtctaCAGCAGCACAATTAAAAATAACTAAATTATGGAACTAGCTCAGGTGCCTATTAACAGATTAATGGATTAacaaaatgtggaatatatacacaatggagttttactcagccacaaaggatgatgaaattatggcatttgctagtaagtggatagaaacagaaaacatcatgcaaagcgaaataagccagactcagaaaatcaaagttgaatgttttctctcatatgtggaagttagggCAAATAAGTGTGGGGGGGGAATCGGGTATCATAAAGATAAAGGGAAGTTCAGTGGAGTAGGAGATTGGGGGGGAGGATAGGAAAGGGGAGAAAATGCataaatgaatttaacaaaatcacactatgtgcatatataaatacaccacagtgaattccacctttatgtatatgtcaaaagcaccaatcaaaaataaacaaatgtgcaaaacaaagatcagtagagtagacaaAGAATAGgaaaagggaggagggaagggaagcagGAAGACAGGGATCTAAATGGAATAAATCAaattccatgcttgtatgattttgtcaaaatgaatccaactactaagtataactataatgttgtaataaaaaattaaacttaaaaaaagtaaaatgtactCCAAAGTTAACAACATGAGTAAAGTAAGGAGCACCACCTGCTGGTCTTGAGGTGAAACAATTAAAggatggaggaaaaaatataaacttgTCTTACTACCTAAATTGATGTTATTTTACTTAAAAGTTGGGGCAAACATCATTATCAGTCCATTGTGGGGGGAAAAGAGGAATTCTGAATGTATACTGGTGGGACTGGGGCATCTGGGATGTAAACTTCTAAATTTTTCATCTTCAGATTTGTTTTATTACTACCTGAGAGGCATGACACAGAAGGTCTGCCGATGCTAGTAACAGATTTTCCCAAAGGGTGAACATGTAAATGTGTTCACTGCGTGAAACAGTACATATTTtgtataatcatgaaaattgtaaaGCTAAAGCTATATAGAAGAGTTCATTGCATTTTTCATCTAACCATATATTTAACTCCTTAATAGAGTCTCCAAGATTATGAATTTACTTATAACATGACTGAAATATCCTTCCACATGATTATAAGCAACTGGCATATATTCAGAATAACTACATATGTGTTTTTCTAGAAATTTTTTTCTCCTACTTGTAAAGATCTTTTTGAAAACTACCTTCCTTAGTGAATTAAAAGAAACTGTCTTTCTGGCACATTGTGGTTTATAAATAACTACAAGAAAAATTAAAGAGCTAGGTTTTCCATGTAAGAAGAGTGATGAAAGTAAAAGATAAACTTCTTTTTATGAATGAGGCTTATTTTTCCACCTATTGTGCAGTGGAAAGAGCAAGAGACTAGGAGTCAGACCTCATGGGTTTAATATTAACTCTTTCACTTATTACCTGTAAAACACTTAGCCAGTTTCTTCAATCATAAAGGTAGGGAAACTGGACAAGACCTGGGAAGCATCTTCCAGGTCAGTGATAAAATCAACACATAAAGTCCTTGAGAGATGATTTAAACTTTTTCTCGATCCCTGATAGCATTTATCATGAGTCCTTGCAAACATCAATGCACATCTGTTGACTGCTTtccaacagtcacagagatctaatacttttcttatttttccttgAATAAACATGTTTTCAATTTGGGGAAGAACAAGAAAAAAGCAGTATCCTCACAAACTTACCCCACTGGAACGCTCCCAAAGATTGCCACTTAGATCTCTGACCCTCTCTTGCCTAGGTGGATATTCCAGGCTTTGAGGCTTGCTggcattataaataaaaatggagaGAAGGACTGAAGGGGCTTCCAAGAAAAACTCCAGGGAGGGCCTGAAGTCAAAGACCAGGACAGATACTGCTGTGATGATGACAGTGGTGATCTGAGCCATCAAGACATGGAACATGTTATCCAGGAACTTGAGAATGAAAGCCACTGAAAGGCCCTGGAATGCAGTTACAAAAATAAGGGCTACTGAAAATACATTGTGTCCATAAAAAAATCCACAGTTCTTAATCTGATCACGGTTACTGCTCTGAAGGCCCAGTGTCAGTCCATTAAAAAGAATGCCAAAGAAATAGAGTTTGCTGTTCTGTATGAAGATGTTTTCAGTGAGCTGGTTCCCTTCCTTcaatattttttcattataaatattGGCCATTGAAGAAATAAAACACTGTACTATAATAAGGATATGGCCCAAGCCAAGGCGAATGTGACTGAAAACTCTAGCTGTGGTGTTCCATTtagtttcaggaaaagtccactcctTTGCTGTACAATTGTCTTTTCTGGAACATTCACTTCTGAAATGAAGGCATGAATTGGATGGGGTGAAG encodes:
- the Slc35a5 gene encoding UDP-sugar transporter protein SLC35A5 isoform X3 — protein: MERKCCRRPGLWPFSTMYTFLLGALFIALSSSRILLVKYSANEENKYDYLPTTVNVCSELVKLVFCVLVSFCVIKKEPHRSRNLRCASWKEFSNFMKWSIPAFLYFLDNLIVFYVLSYLQPAMAVIFSNFSIITTALLFRIVLKRHLNWTQWASLLILFLSIVALTAGTKTSQHNLAGHGFHHDAFFTPSNSCLHFRSECSRKDNCTAKEWTFPETKWNTTARVFSHIRLGLGHILIIVQCFISSMANIYNEKILKEGNQLTENIFIQNSKLYFFGILFNGLTLGLQSSNRDQIKNCGFFYGHNVFSVALIFVTAFQGLSVAFILKFLDNMFHVLMAQITTVIITAVSVLVFDFRPSLEFFLEAPSVLLSIFIYNASKPQSLEYPPRQERVRDLSGNLWERSSGDGEELERLTKPKSDESDEDNF